CATAACAAAGAAGGCGCCTTGATCAGGCGCCTTTTTGATTTATGTCATTATTAGCAGCATCCACCGAAGCCGCCGCCGAATCCCCAACTGCTTCCGATGATGATCAACAAGATGAATAATACAATCAGCAATGCAAATCCGTTATCGAAACCGCCAAAGCCGTCGTCGCAACGATCGTTACAATGTCCACCCATTTGATTTCCTCCTTAATACATATTATGAATTACATACCTAGCAAAACATCTTTACCGGGAATACTTCATACTATGTATTCTAGGCCGAAGTGTTTGCTTATTCATAAAAAATGGGCGTGCGCAATAAGGGGAAATAAGCCCGAATATTTTTTTGATTTCGTTTTAAATGTTATAATATACCATGTGGATTGTGGGGGGAAGGGAGCTGAACTAAGTCATGAAAGTTGCCATTATAACGGATGTGCATGGAAATGCTTCAGCGTTAAAAGCCGTTCTTAGGGATATTGATCAAAGGGAAGATATAGATCGTCTCTATTGTTTGGGAGATATGGTCGGGATTGGCCCTGATACAAATGAAGTCCTTGAACTTTTATTTTCAAGAAATGATTTATCGATGATAACTGGAAATCATGATGAAGCTGTTCTGGCCATCATTAACGGGGAGCCGCATCCGGACGGTCATATTCATGTAAAGGAGCATCATGAATGGATAGCTGAAAGGATGCAGCGGAAATTCATAAATGAATTGGGAAAATTGCCTCGAACCATACATCATATCATTAATGATCACTCCGTTTACTTCACCCATTATCACATGGAATCGAAGAAATTGGATGAGCACATAAGCCAAAATCCATTTAGTAAAATAGTTGAACCGCATTTAAATAACTTAGAAATGCTTTTCAAAGATCAGCATCACGATTTAATAGGGTTTGGACATCATCATCCTATCCACCTCTTTAAAAATGACCGAACGATATTCCTGAACCCTGGTTCTCTTGGCTGCAATAGTGAACCAATTGCTCCTTATGCCATTGTTACGATTGAAAATACCGGTATACAGGTAAAGCTTGAAAAAGTCGCCTATGATAATACATCGTTCCTGTTATCGTATCAAAGTTTACAAGTTCCAGAGCATGAATTCATTATACGTGCCTTCCATGGCGGGCAGCAGGCCTAATACGTTTATAAATGAGGAAGTTTGGGAAAATGTTGAGCATAAAGGTACATGCCTGTGGATACGATAATAGGCAAACATCATGATGCTGGAGGTACGTTATGAAGGAAAAGGAACTGGAACAGGTAAGTCAAGAGCAGGAAGAGATGGAACGGCATAGTCTTGTCTGTAATGATGAATTGTTTAATAAGGATCTGTACGCCATTGTCGATGATACGATGCAAGAGGATAGATAAACGGGAAAAACGCTGCAGGAAAGGTCTGTAGCGTTTATTTTTACTTTGTAATGGTTGAAGGCAGAATTTTGTTTTTTCGAACAACGTCTCGTCCTGCTTGTTTCCATCACCCTTTTTCTTCCAGTGAATCCTGGAAATGAATCATTTGAAACCATTCTGGATTTATCCCATACTATATATAAGTTTCAAATCCGAGAGGAGGGATGGCATGGGACATCATCATGGTCACTCCCATGATCATGGGCACGGACACCACCATTCTAATAATAAAAAAGCATTGTTGGCATCTTTCTTATTAATCTCCACTTTTATGATAGTCGAGGTCATTGGTGGTTTCTTGACAAATAGTTTGGCTTTACTGTCGGATGCAGGTCACATGCTTAGCGATGCGGCAGCTTTAGGACTTAGTTATACAGCGATAAGGTTGGGGGAGAGAAAAGCGACATCTTCCAAATCGTTTGGATATAAACGGTTTGAAATCATTGCTGCTTGTTTGAATGGATTGACCTTGATCGTAATATCCGTATTCATTTTTGTAGAGGCAATTAAGAGGTTCCTGGATCCCCCTGAGGTGCAAAGCTTGGGAATGCTGATGATTTCAATCATCGGCTTACTTGTTAATATCATTGCGGCCTGGATTTTAATGAGCGGAGATAAGGAAGACAATCTGAATGTACGGAGTGCTTTTTTACATGTTATTGGTGATATGCTTGGATCTGTGGGTGCCATTGCGGCCGCCCTCTTAATTTATTTTTTCGATTGGGGAATTGCAGATCCGATTGCGAGCGTCATAGTCGCAATTTTAATTATTATCAGCGGTTTTAGGGTAGTGAGGGATTCCTTTCATATCTTGATGGAGGGCACACCAGACCAAGTCGATATGGATGAAGTGAAAGCATCCTTGATGGGATTGGTCGGAGTATCCGATGTCCATGATCTCCATATCTGGACGATCACCTCTGGTTTTTTGACAATGAGCTGCCATGTTGTCATAGATGAGAGCGGTAATCACGATTCAGTATTGGCAGAAGCGCAAAAACTACTTCACGATCGGTTTGGGATCGAACATAGCACGATCCAAGTGGAAAGACAGGAAGCGGGCTGTCCCAATCCACACGAGACTTGTAATTGAAAAGGGCTGGCTCAGTATAGAGCCAGCCTCTTAAAAGTTTAATAAGAAAATCATAGTTTTTCCTGAATGATTTTTACGACCATTTAGCAGCATTCCTGTTAAAATGAATCGAGATCACTTGCACATAATTAGCTAAGTGAAAACATCGGTTAATTTTACTGCGAACATAATCCTGACACATAAAAAGGGTAAGATTGAGGGAAAATGCTTGGAGTTTTAATGGTTAGCATATACAAAATGATTCCACTATAATTCAGGAAGGAGGAATCCATAAATGAAGAAAATTCTTGTAGTAGAAGATGAAATCGCCATATCGATGGTATTGAAAGCATATTTGGAGCGGGAAGGTTTTGATGTAGTCCAAGTTTACGATGGGCTAAAGGCCATTCCAGTGTTTGAAGAAACGAAGCCAGACCTTGTCCTGCTTGATGTCATGCTGCCGGGTAAGGAAGGCTGGGATATATTGAAGGAAATTCGGGAGGACGATACATGTCCGGTTATCATGCTGACTGCACTGACAGATGTCGATTACAGATTATCGGGATTTAAGTCAGGTGCGGATGATTACATCTCCAAACCCTTCGTTGCCGAAGAAGTCGTGGCCCGGGTGCATGCCGTTTTAAGAAGATCCTCATCGGTTGTTACGGAAGATGGTCATGTACATGAGTTTGGGAGTTTAACCATCGATGATCTGTCTTATATGGTGCATTTGAATGGGGAAGAGATAAACTTGACGCCGCGTGATCTGTCGCTGCTCGTTTTTTTCGCTAAGCACCCTAATCAAATTTTCACGAGAGAACAGCTGCTCGACCAAGTGTGGGGCATGGATTATGACGGCAGTGACCGGGCGGTGGACCTGGCGATCAAACGGATCAGGAAGGCGATAGATGCATGGCCTGTAACTGAGGGGGAAATAAAAACATTGCGTGGATTGGGGTATCAATTGAGTGTCTATGAAAACTAAAAAAAGAACCACTTTACAACGCTATTGGACTAAGAGATACGTATTGACCTTGATTTCCGGTTTGATCTTATTGTCTGTTTTTTCCTTATGGTGGATGGAAAAAACGGCTTTGGAATATAGGCTTAGCCTTCTTAAGTACTTAGCTGATGAAACATCCGATCGGGCGATTAAGGAAAATGGTCAGATTGTCGTTGGCCCGATCCTTTCGGAAATTGTAGAGGAAAGGGAGAAAATCCTTCATCTGAACCAACAGCCAATCATCTATATCGTCGATCCCGATGCCACCATCATATATACGATGCCACAATTGTATATAGATCCGGATGAAAATAAACTCCCGGACGTCATCATGAAAAATACGGAGTTAATCCAGAAGGTCAAGATTTCCGACAACAAAGTATATGTCGTCAAATCCCCCATTACGTTTAATGATGAGACGAGAGGCTGGGTGGTCATTGCACAGGAAGAAGGGGCATTGAAGGAAATCAACCAAGATCATGGCTTGTTGGCGATCATGATTGGAGGCCTACTGATTCTGGGAACGGGGGTCATTTATTTTCTTTCCAGGCAGATTTCACGTCCCATCCAAGACGTAGCTAACGCCGCTGTCCAGGTTCGTGAAGGCAACTATGATATCCATTTCAAAGAGGAAGAGGAAATCAAGGAAGAAGAAATTTATGAACTGATAGAATCATTTAAGGAAATGACCAATCGATTGAAGGTCATGGAGAAGTTGCGGGCGGAATTGCTTGCAGGCGTAACCCATGATTTGAAAACGCCAGTCACTTCCATTAGCGGACTGATACAAGCGGTTAAGGATGATGTCGTCAAGGGAGAGCAAAGTAAGGAATTCCTCGATATTTCCTTAAAGGAAACTCAACGTTTACAAGGTATGATAGAGGATTTACTCAATTATAATGCCATATCGGCAGGTGCTTTTAAAATTCGGCTGCAAAAAGAGAATATCAATATATTCATCAAGGAAATCGCCTATCGCTGGCAGGTGACCCAGGATGATGATCAAGCGTTCGCTCTTGAGATAAAAGTTCCTGATGAACCGGTCTTTGGTCAAATTGATTCATTGCGGATGCAGCAAATCGTCATTAACCTTTTGAATAATGCCAGACATGCACTTGATGGCAAAGGGAAAATAGCGATTCACCTTTATGAAAAGGATGAAGAACGAATCTGCCTTGATGTACTAGACAGTGGCCGGGGGATCCCAAAACATGAACAACAATTTGTGTTCGAACCATTTTATCGAGGTGAAAACAAAAAGTTGAAGGTACGTGGTTTAGGTTTGGGACTGCCATTCAGTAAGATGCTCGCAAAAGCGCAAAAGGGTGATCTAGTGCTTAAGGATAGCGATGAACAAGGCACCACCTTCACGATTGTCATAGAGAAAGCGGATCAGGTATAAAAAAGGGTTGTCCGATGTAATGGACAACCCTTTTATTATGCGTGACGCTAACTATTAAGCCAATTGGCTGATTGCACGCCATAATTGTACATGACGGACCTTCCTTGGAAGGAAACGTCCCATTTCTTCTTCATTATATCCTGCATGCAAGTTCTTATGGTCGAAAATGATTGGCCGGCGAAGTAAATCCGGGTTATCTTGGATAAGCTTGCATAGATCATTAAGTGGTGTATTATTTATATCGATATTCAGGCTTTTGAATTTTTTGGAACGGGTTGAGATGATTTCATCTGTCCCGCCTTCCGTTTTACGTAAAATCTCTTTTATTTCTTCTATAGAAAGAGGTTGGGAATATAGGTTGCGTTCATTAAAGGAAATTTCGTTCTTCTTTAGCCAAGCTTTTGCTTTACGACAGGCTAGACTGCTTGGAGTAGTATAAATTGTTACCATTAAAATCGACTCCTTCAAAGTTTTCAAGTTTATTGGAATGAAATTATTTTTATATTTGTGATACTCTTACTTTAACGTTTCTTTGTGTCAGCAAGATGTCAAGAAAAATAAACTTAAATGTTATTTTAAAAAGAAAGGGAGAAAATGAAATGAAATCTGCCTTTAATGAAAAAAAAGCCGTTTGGGTAATGATGCCGAACAAGGACCTGCATAGGCCGATATTTAACAGTGATGTGCGGATAGTATCATGACAGGGGATTTTTGGTCACCAGTCAGGCTATCGATACAAGTAGCGGGACTATCGGGTATCCTTGTTTTCATTTTAGGAATTATCATGGCGCGAATGATGGCTAAAAAGCAGTTCAAGGGAAGGGTCCTGTTGGAAACAGCGTTTTTATTGCCGCTTGTTTTGCCGCCTTCCGTCGTTGGGTTTTTATTGATTGTGATTTTTGGCAAGAGTGGAGTGCCGGGACAATTCATTGAAAGGGTTTTTGATCAGCCCCTGATGTTCACGTGGTGGGCAGCGGTAGTTGCATCTACCGTAGTAGCGTTTCCGCTTATGTACCAATCCGCTAAAACTGGCTTTGAAGGTATAGATGAAGAAATCGAAAATGCAGCAAGAGTTGACGGGGCCGGCGAGTGGAGATTGTTCCTGAATGTATCCCTTCCATTGGCGGTGAAATCCATCGTCACAGGTGCCATCTTGAGTTCTGCTCGTGCGTTGGGGGAATTCGGAGCGACACTCATGTTTGCCGGAAACATTCCCGGACAGACACAAACCATACCGACTGCGATATATATCGCCATGGACTCGGGGAATATGACATTTGCCTGGCTATGGGTTGCCGTAATCATTGTCATTTCATTTCTTATGCTTTTTATCGTGACCTACATAAAATGAAAGCTTTTTCTCGAATATGCTTATGAAAAAAGTGAGGTGAGGCTTCTATGTCTTCTTTATGTGTGAAGCCGCTTTTTTCGTAAAGGTTCCGTGCAGGCAGGTTCAGAAACGGATATCTTTTCCCAGTCGCCTTGTAATTGAAGAGCATGCAACAGTGCATCCGCGATACCCTGCCGAAAATAATCAGGGTGGACGACCATTCTGCAAATCAGCATTTGACCATTTTCTTTTGAAAAGATACTGCACCCGCTAAGACATCACCCTTTAAGTAGCATAAAAACTTTTCATGACAAGGAATGAATTATTCATATGTTTCCAATAGAGGAGGAATATGGGCAAAACCGATCATATCCGCTTCCACCTTATAGGCCTCTTTCTGAAGTTTAAAAAGCTGCTGGCCATAATCGGAGTCCAAATCCCGAATTTTCATGATCAAATCTTATCACTCCCTTTCATTACATTATAATGGAAGAGGGAGATTATTGTTTCTAATCAGTCTGTGTTATAATCGACAAACAATATGAACTAATGAAATGAGGAAGAAATTTGTTAACATTTGAAGAAAAATTGAGCATCATTGAAACTTTTCCGGAATTACAGCGAAAAGATGTTTCATTGGGACGGGTGAACTTTCATTATCCAGATAGTGTCCAGGAGAAAAAGATCGTCGTTCAGCACTTGCATCCCAATGGAAATGGATTCGTTTACGCAGGGCATATGAGAAAAAAAGACACTGACCGTAAAGGTTTTATCAATATTCGTGACTATAATGAAGCGGAATTAAAAGAATTGATCCAAAAAAGCGTCGATTACCTATCTGAACCTCCGGTTGAATTCGAAGAAGAGGAAAACGAGTTCGCTAGGTTGGAAGGGACATGGATTGGCCCTGAAAAGCAAGAGCTTACACTTGAAAGGGAAGACCTGCTATGGAATGTGTATTCAGGCTCGAACCTTGAGGAGTGTTTCGAGAGTCCAGTAGAGGCGGAGCGCTACTTATTGGACGAAGGCTTCCGACAAAGAAAGAAGAGGAATATGTAGAATTTTAGGATAATTTGTCGGTTGATTTACTGTGATAATCTTGTTTTTTTAGGAATTCCCATGATATAATATAAGTAATTATTTTTGTTCGGAATAAGTTTGATAGAAGGATTTACTGTAATAGGATTCCTCTTGAAACATTATCCAGAACCAAAAATAGTAATAAAATGGATTTTTCCAAACACAGGAGGAACTATCATGGTACAAGGTAAAGTAAAATGGTTTAACGCAGAAAAAGGTTTCGGTTTCATCGAAGTTGAAGGCCAAGACGATGTATTCGTACATTTCTCAGCTATCCAAGGCGAAGGCTTCAAAACGCTTGAAGAAGGCCAAGAAGTTTCTTTCGAAATCGAGCAAGGCGCTCGTGGACCACAAGCAGCTAACGTTCAAAAATAATTGAACGCATATAAAAAAAAGACTCCGATTTTGGAGTCTTTTTATTTTTCCTTTTTCTCGGCCATTTCCTTTAATGCTTTGTCCAATTTTTCTTCGATCCGTTTAGAACGATTAAAATGTCCTGCCAGGAAAAACACGATGAATATAATGAATGCGACAAGCACAAGCATAAAAAGGATAGGCAGGAACTGGGTTATATCTTCAGTCATTGGATATTATCTCCTTTTTTTTCTTCCATTATACTTCATGCTTACCGCTGCTACGATAGAGGGAGCCAAGTTTTTTAAAAAAACACTGAAAGGGGATATGCGAAAACGCATATCCCCTTCAGTCAGTCCTGGAAAAGCGAGGCGAACTTTTGAAGTCTGGGCAAGTCCGATTCTTGATACATCTGTTCTATCTTCAATGTCACCAATAACTGGCTCTTGGCAAATAACATGTCCCGGAAATGATCGACCGCCCCACAAAAATGATGATAGTTGGTTTCACCAGTGCCGAAGACTCCCGTTTTCAGATGAGCAATAGGCAACTGTTCCAATTCTTTATAAAAGGCTGCTGATTTAGCAGGAAGCTCCCCATTGCCCCAGGTATAGGTGCCGACGATCAATGCATCGTAATCCGGCAATGTGCGTATGTCGAATTCATTCATTCGATATAGTCCAGCTTCAGGTAAAAGGGAAGCAAGGGCTTCAGCAAGCGCTTTTGTATTGCCGCCGGCAGAATGATAGACAATGGCAACTTTACAGCTCATCGAACCCATTGCTGGCATTTACTTGACTGTATGTCCTTGACTTCTGTTCGAAGAAATCGGTTTTGGTAAGTCCGATGGATTCATCATCGAACGTTTTGATCCATGGCATCGGATTCTCGCCATACTCTTTATACAAATTTTCAAGGCCTAGCATACGTAACCGTTTGTTGGCGATATATTCGATGTACTCATTGAATTCTTCCAAATCGAGATCGGCTTTGGTTTGGATATCTTCGAGCATATATTCAGACCATTCTTTTTCGAGTTCGACTGCTTTTTCAATCGTTTTATAGATGAACTTCGTGTTTTCTTCATTATTTAACTCAGGATATTCATACATCAAGATTTGAACGAGCATTCCAATGAAATCGAAATGGACCATTTCATCGCGATGAATATAGGATATCATCGTAGCGGAACCAGTCATTAAATTTTGTCGTCCTAAATTATAATAAAAGGCGAAAGCCAGATAGAAATATATCCCTTCAAGGTTCGTTGAATGGATCAGTGCCTCGAATAAATGCTGAGGGCTGGGATCGTCCACGAACGTTTGATAAGCATCAACGATCGGTTGGTTACGCTTAATCACTTCAGGATGTTCTTTAATGCGGTCGAAAAGCTGTTTTTGCTTGCCTACAGGAATCAAGGAAGCAAGGATATAGGAATAAGATTCATTATGGATCGATTCCTGCTGTGCCATGTTGGCCAGGATAGCTTTTGCCGCCGGATCTTTAATGTACCGGAGGATTTCTACTAAAGTGGGCGTTTGAAGACTGTCCATTCCAGCAATCATCGTAAGGATATCGAGAAAAGCGTCCTGGATATCTTCGTCCAATTCGCCCCACTGCTTTTTATCCTGAATCATGTTCACGCTCGAAGGCTTCCAAAAGTTATTGATGAGCTGTGTATAGGTATCATAGAATTTTTCATACTGAATATCGTTCCAAAGGAGGAAGCCTGAAGCTTCTCCTTTGAAAACACCGGTTGCCTTGGTTGGATGCGTAGGTTCGAGCATCCGAATCTTTTTGATATGATTGGTCATTCGTGAAAACTCCTTTAAGAATAGATTACTGGGTTATGATTGTCGTTAACTTGAACAGCTTTCGCAGGCATTGTCATATTCGGAAGAAGTCGAACGAACATAATACGTTGATTTCAATCCGCTTTCCCATGCCGTTAAATGGATATCCAATAGGACCTTCGCTTTGATTGTATTGTGTACATACAGATTAAAGCTGATTGCTTGGTCAATATGGCGTTGGCGCGCTGCATTTTGCCTGATGCTTTCCAGTTGGTCCAAATTAAATCGCGTCTTTTTATAATATTCATACGTATTTGGCGTCAAGCCTGGCGCGGTCACCTTGAATTTGAAGTTTTTCTTTTCTTCGTAAAATTCAATTTCATACAAAGGATCGATTCCATCCGTGGAATTACCGATTTTAGCTGTCGAAGAATTCGGGGCAATGGCCATTAAATAGCCATTACGGGTCCCGTGTTCCTGCACGTCTGCTTTTAAATCCATCCATTTTTGATCTGTATAGTCACGCAGTTCGAAATAGTCCCCTGTATGCCAATCAGATCCTTCAAAATATGGGTATGATCCTTTTTCCTTGGCCAATTCGTTGGATGCCTTGATTGTTAAGTATGCGATCCTTTCGTATAAAGCATCTGCATAGTGAACAGCCTCATCGGATTCCCAATAAATATTCTGCGTGGCAAGTAAATGATGCCATCCAAACGTTCCTAAACCAATTGCCCGGTAACGTTTGTTCGAGATGGATGCCTGTTTGACAGGAAGATTATTCACATCAATGACATTATCCAGCATGCGGATCTGAATGGGAATCAATCTTTCCAAAACATCGCTGCCCACTGCCCGGGGCAAGTTAATGGATGAAAGGTTGCAGACAACGAAATCGCCGCTTTTACGAACCACAACAACATCTCCATCTTCCGTTTCATATTCATCCGTGATCGTCGAAGGGCTTAGGTTTTGGGCAATCTCCGTGCAAAGGTTAGAACAATAAATCATACCTTTATGTTTATTGGGATTCTTCCGATTCACTTCATCACGGTAGAACATATACGGTACGCCTTCTTCTAATTGAGAAATCATGATGCTTTTCATGATGTCCATCGCATTGATTTTTTCAAAGCTATAGTTTGGAAGCCTGCCATTTTCTGCGGCCTCGACAGCAAGTGCATAATGATTCCTGAAGCTTCCTTCGCCTTTCTTCTCGTCATAAAGATCTTCAAGTGAAAATCCAAGGGTTTGCTTAACGGTATGCGGATCGAAAAGATACCATTCTTTTCTGTCGCGTACAGCTTCCATGAATAAATCGGGTATACATACACCTGTAAAAATATCATGGGCTTTTAATCTGTCATCCCCGTTTTGTGTCTTCAAATCGAGGAAGCTCATGATATCTTTATGCCAGACATCCAAGTAAATCGCGATGGCACCTTTACGTTGACCCAATTGATCGACACTTACCGCTGTCTGGTTGAATAGTCGAATCCAGGGAGTCGTGCCGGAACTGTTTCCAGAGAAGCCCCGGATATCAGAACCAAGCGAGCGAACCTTACCGACGTAAAGACCGACACCGCCGCCAAATTTAGATACTTTTGCCGCATCGTAGTTTGATAGGTAGATTCCGTCAATGGAATCTTCAATTGCGTCGATAAAGCAAGAGCTTAACTGTCCATGTGTTTTACCTGCATTGGAGAGTGTAGGAGTCGCAACGGTCATATAAAGATTGGACATGGCCCAGTATGCTTCTTTTATAAGTTGCAGGCGGTGCTCCGTTTTTTCCAATCGCATGATTTCCATCGCGATGATCATGAAACGTTCTTGTGGCAGTTCGTAGACCTTATCCTTTTGTGGGCGGGCTAGATAGCGGTCGTTCAATAAGTAGATGCCTATGTAAGAGAATAATTTATCTTTTTCCGGGTCGATCACCGAACCCAATTCCTCAATTTCCGCTTTCGTATATGAAGATAGCAGTTCTGGTTTATAAATGGGATAACGCTGACCTTCTGAAAGCTGGGAGAGTTCCGTGATCAGCTCATAGAATGGGCCATAACTCATGCCTTCATAACCTCGATTGGCTTGTGCATCCCTATACATTGTATTCAACAGTTCTGCTGCAGCAACGAACGTCCAATCCGGAGCATCGATATCCACACTTTCAAGAGCGAGCTGAATCAGTTTTCTTGATGCCTGTTCTTCGGTTGAGTCACTTTTGCGATCTAGCCATTTTGTAAAACGCTTTTTGAACTTCTCCATATCGAGATGGCCTTCGAATTCCTTTGACAACATCTCGAGCTGGATGGATTTCGTTTCTGTGTCATTTTCACTTATGGTAGAGTTATATGTTTGAGTCATTAATGATCCTCCTTGTTAACTTCCGCTAAAATAAAAAAACCGCCCAATGAATTGAGCGGATCAAACGATAGAATAAAAGAGCCATGAAAAAATAGCCGTTAAACTATCGTTTCATCATCTCAATCCCCGAAGAATAAGAAACGTGAAAAATTCAAGGCAGGTCTCCTGACTCATGATCACCCTACTTTGAGTCCTTCCCGTATAGAGAGCTATACAGTGGGTATCTCATTTCGTCACATTTACAGTTGCGGGGACAGTTCCGGGTTTACACCGGATTCCCTTTTCAGCCATCACTGGCACCTTGGATTATAAAAAATTCTATATATAGTTATTGTTAATGTTTGTATAATCAATATCTAGTATTTCTGCTTATATTATCGTAAGCCATATACGATGATAATTCAACTA
The DNA window shown above is from Peribacillus sp. FSL P2-0133 and carries:
- a CDS encoding cation diffusion facilitator family transporter, with the protein product MGHHHGHSHDHGHGHHHSNNKKALLASFLLISTFMIVEVIGGFLTNSLALLSDAGHMLSDAAALGLSYTAIRLGERKATSSKSFGYKRFEIIAACLNGLTLIVISVFIFVEAIKRFLDPPEVQSLGMLMISIIGLLVNIIAAWILMSGDKEDNLNVRSAFLHVIGDMLGSVGAIAAALLIYFFDWGIADPIASVIVAILIIISGFRVVRDSFHILMEGTPDQVDMDEVKASLMGLVGVSDVHDLHIWTITSGFLTMSCHVVIDESGNHDSVLAEAQKLLHDRFGIEHSTIQVERQEAGCPNPHETCN
- a CDS encoding HAMP domain-containing sensor histidine kinase gives rise to the protein MKTKKRTTLQRYWTKRYVLTLISGLILLSVFSLWWMEKTALEYRLSLLKYLADETSDRAIKENGQIVVGPILSEIVEEREKILHLNQQPIIYIVDPDATIIYTMPQLYIDPDENKLPDVIMKNTELIQKVKISDNKVYVVKSPITFNDETRGWVVIAQEEGALKEINQDHGLLAIMIGGLLILGTGVIYFLSRQISRPIQDVANAAVQVREGNYDIHFKEEEEIKEEEIYELIESFKEMTNRLKVMEKLRAELLAGVTHDLKTPVTSISGLIQAVKDDVVKGEQSKEFLDISLKETQRLQGMIEDLLNYNAISAGAFKIRLQKENINIFIKEIAYRWQVTQDDDQAFALEIKVPDEPVFGQIDSLRMQQIVINLLNNARHALDGKGKIAIHLYEKDEERICLDVLDSGRGIPKHEQQFVFEPFYRGENKKLKVRGLGLGLPFSKMLAKAQKGDLVLKDSDEQGTTFTIVIEKADQV
- a CDS encoding flavodoxin domain-containing protein — translated: MPAMGSMSCKVAIVYHSAGGNTKALAEALASLLPEAGLYRMNEFDIRTLPDYDALIVGTYTWGNGELPAKSAAFYKELEQLPIAHLKTGVFGTGETNYHHFCGAVDHFRDMLFAKSQLLVTLKIEQMYQESDLPRLQKFASLFQD
- a CDS encoding YjcZ family sporulation protein, with the translated sequence MGGHCNDRCDDGFGGFDNGFALLIVLFILLIIIGSSWGFGGGFGGCC
- the modB gene encoding molybdate ABC transporter permease subunit; translated protein: MTGDFWSPVRLSIQVAGLSGILVFILGIIMARMMAKKQFKGRVLLETAFLLPLVLPPSVVGFLLIVIFGKSGVPGQFIERVFDQPLMFTWWAAVVASTVVAFPLMYQSAKTGFEGIDEEIENAARVDGAGEWRLFLNVSLPLAVKSIVTGAILSSARALGEFGATLMFAGNIPGQTQTIPTAIYIAMDSGNMTFAWLWVAVIIVISFLMLFIVTYIK
- a CDS encoding cold-shock protein, with the protein product MVQGKVKWFNAEKGFGFIEVEGQDDVFVHFSAIQGEGFKTLEEGQEVSFEIEQGARGPQAANVQK
- a CDS encoding metallophosphoesterase family protein codes for the protein MKVAIITDVHGNASALKAVLRDIDQREDIDRLYCLGDMVGIGPDTNEVLELLFSRNDLSMITGNHDEAVLAIINGEPHPDGHIHVKEHHEWIAERMQRKFINELGKLPRTIHHIINDHSVYFTHYHMESKKLDEHISQNPFSKIVEPHLNNLEMLFKDQHHDLIGFGHHHPIHLFKNDRTIFLNPGSLGCNSEPIAPYAIVTIENTGIQVKLEKVAYDNTSFLLSYQSLQVPEHEFIIRAFHGGQQA
- the spx gene encoding transcriptional regulator Spx; the protein is MVTIYTTPSSLACRKAKAWLKKNEISFNERNLYSQPLSIEEIKEILRKTEGGTDEIISTRSKKFKSLNIDINNTPLNDLCKLIQDNPDLLRRPIIFDHKNLHAGYNEEEMGRFLPRKVRHVQLWRAISQLA
- a CDS encoding ribonucleoside-diphosphate reductase subunit alpha, giving the protein MTQTYNSTISENDTETKSIQLEMLSKEFEGHLDMEKFKKRFTKWLDRKSDSTEEQASRKLIQLALESVDIDAPDWTFVAAAELLNTMYRDAQANRGYEGMSYGPFYELITELSQLSEGQRYPIYKPELLSSYTKAEIEELGSVIDPEKDKLFSYIGIYLLNDRYLARPQKDKVYELPQERFMIIAMEIMRLEKTEHRLQLIKEAYWAMSNLYMTVATPTLSNAGKTHGQLSSCFIDAIEDSIDGIYLSNYDAAKVSKFGGGVGLYVGKVRSLGSDIRGFSGNSSGTTPWIRLFNQTAVSVDQLGQRKGAIAIYLDVWHKDIMSFLDLKTQNGDDRLKAHDIFTGVCIPDLFMEAVRDRKEWYLFDPHTVKQTLGFSLEDLYDEKKGEGSFRNHYALAVEAAENGRLPNYSFEKINAMDIMKSIMISQLEEGVPYMFYRDEVNRKNPNKHKGMIYCSNLCTEIAQNLSPSTITDEYETEDGDVVVVRKSGDFVVCNLSSINLPRAVGSDVLERLIPIQIRMLDNVIDVNNLPVKQASISNKRYRAIGLGTFGWHHLLATQNIYWESDEAVHYADALYERIAYLTIKASNELAKEKGSYPYFEGSDWHTGDYFELRDYTDQKWMDLKADVQEHGTRNGYLMAIAPNSSTAKIGNSTDGIDPLYEIEFYEEKKNFKFKVTAPGLTPNTYEYYKKTRFNLDQLESIRQNAARQRHIDQAISFNLYVHNTIKAKVLLDIHLTAWESGLKSTYYVRSTSSEYDNACESCSS
- a CDS encoding ribonucleotide-diphosphate reductase subunit beta, which translates into the protein MTNHIKKIRMLEPTHPTKATGVFKGEASGFLLWNDIQYEKFYDTYTQLINNFWKPSSVNMIQDKKQWGELDEDIQDAFLDILTMIAGMDSLQTPTLVEILRYIKDPAAKAILANMAQQESIHNESYSYILASLIPVGKQKQLFDRIKEHPEVIKRNQPIVDAYQTFVDDPSPQHLFEALIHSTNLEGIYFYLAFAFYYNLGRQNLMTGSATMISYIHRDEMVHFDFIGMLVQILMYEYPELNNEENTKFIYKTIEKAVELEKEWSEYMLEDIQTKADLDLEEFNEYIEYIANKRLRMLGLENLYKEYGENPMPWIKTFDDESIGLTKTDFFEQKSRTYSQVNASNGFDEL
- a CDS encoding response regulator transcription factor, encoding MKKILVVEDEIAISMVLKAYLEREGFDVVQVYDGLKAIPVFEETKPDLVLLDVMLPGKEGWDILKEIREDDTCPVIMLTALTDVDYRLSGFKSGADDYISKPFVAEEVVARVHAVLRRSSSVVTEDGHVHEFGSLTIDDLSYMVHLNGEEINLTPRDLSLLVFFAKHPNQIFTREQLLDQVWGMDYDGSDRAVDLAIKRIRKAIDAWPVTEGEIKTLRGLGYQLSVYEN